A genomic region of Solanum dulcamara chromosome 2, daSolDulc1.2, whole genome shotgun sequence contains the following coding sequences:
- the LOC129880353 gene encoding ATP-citrate synthase alpha chain protein 2, with protein MARKKIREYDSKRLLKEHFKRLGGYDLAIKSAQVTESTDINELAEKEPWLKSAKLVVKPDMLFGKRGKSGLVALNLDLAQVATFVKERLGKEVEMGGCKGPITTFIVEPFIPHNEEFYLNIVSERLGFSVSFSECGGIDIEENWDKVKTIFVPTGTSFTSDICAPLVATLPLEIKGVIEEFLKVIYTLFQDLDFTFLEMNPFTLVEGNPYPLDMRGELDDTAAFKNFKKWGSLEFPLPFGRVMSATESFIHGLDEKTSASLKFTVLNPKGRIWTMVAGGGASVIYADTVGDLGYASELGNYAEYSGAPNEEEVLQYARVVIDCATANPDGRKRALVIGGGIANFTDVAATFSGIIRALKEKESKLKAARMHIYVRRGGPNYQKGLAKMRSLGEEIGIPIEVYGPEETMTGICKQAIECITAAA; from the exons atggcCCGCAAGAAGATCAGAGAGTACGATTCAAAGAGATTGTTGAAAGAGCATTTTAAGAGACTAGGAGGTTATGATTTGGCCATCAAATCTGCACAg GTGACTGAGTCTACTGACATCAATGAGCTAGCAGAGAAAGAGCCTTGGCTCAAATCAGCAAAGTTGGTTGTAAAGCCTGATATGTTGTTTGGGAAGCGTGGAAAGAGTGGGCTAGTCGCCTTGAATCTTGATCTTGCTCAAGTTGCTACTTTTGTGAAAGAGCGCCTTGGCAAAGAG GTGGAGATGGGCGGATGCAAAGGTCCCATCACGACCTTCATTGTCGAGCCATTCATCCCCCACAATGAAGAGTTTTATCTTAATATTGTCTCGGAGAGGCTTGGTTTCAGCGTAAGCTTTTCTGAATGTGGAGGAATCGACATCGAAGAGAACTGGGACAAG GTTAAGACTATCTTTGTGCCGACAGGAACTTCGTTTACATCAGACATATGTGCTCCACTTGTTGCCACTCTACCATTGGAG ATTAAGGGTGTCATTGAGGAGTTCCTCAAAGTGATTTACACTCTATTTCAAG ATCTGGACTTCACTTTCCTAGAGATGAATCCTTTCACATTGGTTGAAGGAAATCCTTATCCTTTGGATATGAGGGGAGAGCTTGATGACACTGCTGCTTTCAAGAACTTCAAAAA GTGGGGAAGTCTTGAATTTCCATTGCCATTTGGAAGGGTTATGAGTGCTACAGAGAGCTTTATTCACGGACTTGATGAAAAG ACAAGTGCATCTTTGAAGTTCACAGTCTTGAACCCCAAGGGGCGAATTTGGACTATGGTTGCTGGTGGAGGAGCTAGTGTCATCTATGCAGATACT GTAGGTGATCTTGGATATGCTTCTGAGCTTGGGAACTATGCAGAGTACAGTGGTGCTCCCAATGAAGAAGAGGTCTTGCAGTATGCTAGAGTTGTAATTGAT TGTGCCACTGCAAATCCTGATGGCCGTAAGAGAGCCCTCGTTATTGGTGGTGGAATAGCCAACTTCACTGATGTTGCTGCTACATTTAGTGGTATTATTCGAGCTCTTAAAGAGAAG GAGTCCAAGCTTAAAGCTGCAAGAATGCACATATATGTTAGAAGAGGAGGTCCAAACTACCAAAAAGGTCTTGCAAAAATGAGGTCTCTTGGCGAGGAAATTGGCATCCCAATTGAG GTTTATGGACCTGAGGAAACCATGACTGGCATCTGCAAACAGGCTATTGAGTGCATCACTGCAGCTGCATAA